A genomic stretch from Caulobacter sp. FWC2 includes:
- the treY gene encoding malto-oligosyltrehalose synthase: protein MIPTATYRVQFHAGFTFADAANLAPYWARLGISHLYASPIATARRGSTHGYDVVDPTTINPALGGEPGFRAMVEALRAQGLGMVLDIVPNHVAVGGDDNAWWLDVLEKGQASPFARFFDIDWNPAEPGLAGKVLAPFLGAPYGEALAAGALALDVEQDTGRLSVLAHEAHRFPLRREDYEEVLAAAGAARLEELDRERLARAYDPARLHALLQRQHYRLAWWRTAGDAINWRRFFDITELAGLRIEDPMVFDTVHALPLRLYGEGLIEGLRVDHVDGLADPPAYCRALRRALQAADPQRAPWLVVEKILGAGEALPTDWGVDGTTGYEVMNEISALQHDPAGAEPLARFWARVSGRPANFEVEEQAARREILTRDFAGQLDAAARAFHRLATADVVTRDLALPALRRALTAIVVAFGVYRTYAADTSVAPLDALSKAIDAEPASGVALEQIGRWLSGQSPAPADLRAEAIRRFEQLSAPVAAKAVEDTAFYRYGRLLSRNDVGFDPHRFSTTPAAFAQRAAERGAAFPSSLLTTATHDHKRGEDVRARLAVLSQIPDLWIEHASAWLDLAPLGQVQPGDAHMLHQMIVGAWPLDLVADDAVGMGAFADRLADWQRKALREAKLRTSWTVPDDAYETACEAYLRRLLTGGDASFRQACAKFVTALAPAGVANSLVQTGLRLTLPGVPDLFQGAEFWDFSLVDPDNRRPVDYSARQTALSARRAPSTWRDGAHKQALIARLLGQRRARPDLFTAPLRPIALTGARARQALAFERASPTGRLLVLAALHGARACMERGEPLIDPGWWADTALPDGHRLAQVMDQEPFWWSID, encoded by the coding sequence ACGATCAACCCGGCCCTGGGCGGCGAGCCGGGCTTTCGAGCCATGGTCGAGGCCTTACGCGCGCAGGGTCTGGGGATGGTTCTCGACATCGTTCCCAATCATGTCGCCGTCGGCGGCGACGACAACGCCTGGTGGCTGGACGTCCTGGAGAAGGGCCAGGCCAGTCCCTTCGCCCGGTTCTTCGACATCGACTGGAATCCAGCCGAGCCGGGCCTGGCGGGCAAGGTCCTGGCCCCCTTTCTCGGCGCGCCCTATGGCGAGGCCCTGGCCGCCGGCGCCCTGGCGCTGGATGTCGAGCAAGACACTGGCCGCCTGTCCGTCCTCGCCCACGAGGCCCACCGCTTTCCACTGCGGCGCGAGGACTATGAGGAGGTTCTGGCCGCAGCCGGGGCGGCGCGTCTCGAAGAGCTCGATCGCGAGCGTCTTGCGCGCGCCTATGACCCGGCCCGGCTTCACGCGCTCTTGCAGCGCCAGCACTACCGCCTGGCCTGGTGGCGCACGGCCGGCGACGCCATCAACTGGCGCCGGTTCTTCGACATTACCGAACTGGCCGGACTGCGGATCGAGGATCCGATGGTGTTCGACACCGTCCACGCCCTGCCCTTGCGGCTCTATGGCGAAGGCCTGATCGAGGGTCTGCGCGTCGACCATGTCGACGGGCTGGCCGACCCGCCGGCCTATTGCCGAGCCTTGCGTCGAGCGCTCCAAGCGGCCGACCCGCAGCGCGCGCCGTGGCTGGTCGTCGAGAAGATTCTTGGGGCCGGGGAGGCCCTGCCAACCGACTGGGGCGTGGACGGCACGACCGGCTATGAGGTGATGAACGAGATCTCCGCCCTACAGCATGACCCGGCCGGGGCCGAGCCCCTGGCGCGGTTTTGGGCGCGGGTCAGCGGTCGACCGGCGAACTTCGAGGTGGAGGAACAAGCCGCCCGCCGTGAAATCCTGACGCGGGATTTCGCTGGCCAACTGGACGCTGCGGCGCGGGCGTTTCACCGGCTGGCCACAGCTGATGTCGTCACCCGCGACCTTGCCTTACCGGCTTTGCGGCGCGCCTTGACGGCCATCGTCGTCGCCTTCGGGGTCTATCGCACCTATGCCGCCGACACGAGTGTCGCGCCGTTGGACGCCCTGTCCAAGGCCATAGACGCCGAGCCGGCGTCCGGCGTGGCTCTGGAGCAGATCGGCCGCTGGCTGTCGGGACAGAGCCCAGCGCCCGCCGACCTGCGCGCCGAAGCGATCCGGCGTTTCGAGCAGCTCAGCGCGCCAGTCGCGGCCAAGGCGGTCGAAGACACCGCCTTCTATCGCTACGGCCGCCTGCTGTCGCGAAATGACGTCGGCTTCGATCCCCACCGGTTCTCGACGACCCCGGCGGCGTTCGCCCAGCGCGCGGCCGAGCGCGGCGCGGCGTTTCCAAGCAGTCTCCTGACCACGGCCACCCATGACCACAAGCGTGGCGAAGATGTGCGCGCGCGCCTGGCCGTCCTCAGCCAGATCCCCGATCTCTGGATCGAGCACGCCAGCGCCTGGCTCGACCTCGCACCGCTAGGCCAGGTCCAGCCGGGAGACGCCCATATGCTCCATCAAATGATCGTCGGCGCCTGGCCGCTGGACCTTGTGGCCGACGACGCCGTCGGCATGGGCGCCTTCGCCGACCGCCTGGCCGATTGGCAGCGCAAGGCTCTGCGGGAGGCCAAGCTTCGCACCTCCTGGACGGTTCCGGACGACGCCTACGAGACGGCTTGCGAGGCCTACCTGCGGCGCCTGCTGACCGGCGGTGACGCCAGCTTCCGCCAGGCCTGCGCCAAATTCGTCACGGCCCTCGCCCCGGCCGGCGTCGCCAACAGTCTGGTGCAGACCGGCCTGCGACTTACCCTGCCCGGCGTGCCCGATCTCTTCCAGGGCGCGGAGTTTTGGGACTTTAGCCTGGTCGACCCGGACAACCGCCGCCCCGTCGACTACAGCGCGCGACAGACCGCTCTGAGCGCCCGGCGCGCGCCGTCAACCTGGCGCGATGGCGCCCATAAGCAGGCCCTGATCGCGCGACTGCTGGGCCAGCGGCGCGCCCGCCCCGATCTCTTCACCGCGCCATTGCGTCCCATCGCGCTGACGGGCGCCCGCGCCAGGCAGGCGCTCGCCTTCGAGCGCGCCAGCCCTACAGGCAGACTTCTGGTCCTGGCAGCGCTGCACGGCGCGCGGGCCTGCATGGAACGCGGCGAGCCCCTCATCGACCCTGGCTGGTGGGCGGATACGGCCCTGCCCGATGGCCACCGACTGGCGCAGGTCATGGACCAGGAGCCCTTCTGGTGGTCGATCGACTGA